Proteins encoded within one genomic window of Polaribacter sp. NJDZ03:
- a CDS encoding TonB-dependent receptor → MRKQITLLLLLLIGFCASAQTIAVKGVVKDAKTGDPLPGVSILIKGTTVGTETDFDGLYSFAKVEEGATFVFNYLGYAAKEVVVNQQTLNVSLEESAEALDEIVVVGYGKQKRKDVTGSVSIVGEKTLEALKPIDATSALQGTTSGVAVNLSSGAPGAKVNILIRGVSSNTNNQPLTIVDGYEGDLNSINPNDIESITVLKDAQAAIYGIKGANGVVLVTTKIGKKNKKATVKYDSYAAFQQTTKKLDYLNATEYALVLNEAYAASGQTLPFSNVSQLGQGTNWQDELFNDAMLMNHNISLSGGGESFRYFISASRTEQDGIIAKEKSNFIRNNIKLNLGVDISEKLNFSVIANYYTSASQGFDESLLFNGLNYAPTFGVNEEDTNNFLGIEVVNPLSLLNNTFGENNGNGIEGNFKLEYKPIEGLNIVSRLGYKIYNEKQRTFTPIQEYGSSKVYNKTQSSVYQFKATSTRVNWETFATYQKTFAENHNTTFTLGTSVQNDLFDGIYTTGFDVPNNSYEFADISLTNSQSEQRSLNTGNGDIRLTSFFGRAQYDYKGKYLFSGLIRRDGASVFAEDQRVDNFWSVTTGWKISDENFLKDNKTINFLKLRASYGTLGNLVGDNLYRSLLDGEGEYVFNGSLVDGTAQGALSNPSATWETAEKLDIGLDMNLFDDKLTIVADYFEETRKDLLIENFPVSGLLGSGAAGGENPTVNAGTSKNTGGELAINYNAISKEDFSLNFGYNVTYVKNKVTDVLDDAIVEGGDFGIGNLPISRMEVGQPIGYFLGLQTDGIFQTQAEVDAHPSQTGLGASVTSPGDIRYKDTNNDGVIDFDDRVNIGNPQADFYMGFNVSAKYKNWDFTSYLYAELGKDMVRNFERFLPNVNKPAYYLDRWTGSGTSNSVPRLTNDATNNRLFSDFFVEDASFLRMQNIQIGYTFAPGLLEKVGLSKLRLYTSINNLFTLTDYTGYDPSINGGAIGAGIDSGNYPSARQFLLGLNVEF, encoded by the coding sequence ATGAGAAAACAAATCACGTTATTACTCCTTTTACTTATAGGTTTTTGTGCTTCTGCGCAAACTATAGCAGTAAAGGGTGTTGTTAAAGATGCTAAAACGGGTGATCCATTGCCGGGAGTAAGTATATTAATTAAAGGAACAACAGTTGGAACTGAAACAGATTTTGATGGACTTTATAGTTTTGCCAAAGTGGAGGAAGGAGCAACTTTTGTATTTAATTATTTAGGATATGCTGCAAAAGAAGTTGTGGTAAATCAACAAACTTTAAATGTTTCTTTAGAAGAGTCTGCAGAGGCTTTAGATGAAATTGTAGTTGTTGGTTATGGTAAACAAAAAAGAAAGGATGTTACAGGTTCTGTATCTATAGTAGGTGAGAAAACTTTAGAAGCATTAAAACCTATTGATGCAACAAGTGCATTGCAAGGAACAACTTCTGGTGTTGCTGTAAATCTTTCGTCTGGAGCACCTGGTGCAAAAGTAAATATCTTAATTAGAGGGGTTAGTTCTAATACTAACAACCAGCCATTAACTATTGTAGACGGTTATGAAGGTGATTTAAATAGTATCAATCCAAATGATATTGAATCTATAACTGTATTAAAAGATGCCCAGGCTGCCATTTATGGTATAAAAGGAGCTAATGGAGTTGTTTTGGTAACTACCAAAATTGGTAAGAAAAATAAAAAAGCAACTGTAAAATACGACTCTTACGCTGCTTTTCAACAAACTACTAAAAAGTTAGACTATTTAAACGCAACGGAATATGCATTGGTTTTAAATGAAGCGTATGCAGCAAGTGGGCAAACATTACCTTTTAGTAATGTAAGTCAACTAGGACAAGGTACCAACTGGCAAGATGAGCTTTTTAATGATGCTATGTTAATGAATCATAATATTAGTTTATCTGGTGGTGGAGAAAGTTTTAGATATTTTATTAGTGCATCACGTACCGAGCAAGATGGTATTATAGCCAAAGAAAAATCTAATTTTATTAGAAACAACATCAAGTTAAACTTAGGTGTAGATATTAGTGAAAAATTAAATTTTTCTGTAATAGCAAACTATTATACGAGTGCTTCACAAGGTTTTGATGAATCGCTTTTATTTAATGGTTTAAATTATGCTCCTACTTTTGGAGTAAATGAAGAGGATACAAATAACTTTTTAGGAATTGAAGTTGTAAATCCTTTATCATTATTAAACAACACATTTGGTGAAAATAACGGTAACGGAATTGAAGGAAACTTTAAGTTAGAATACAAACCAATTGAAGGTTTAAATATAGTTTCACGTTTAGGATATAAAATTTATAATGAAAAACAACGCACGTTTACACCAATTCAAGAATATGGTTCTAGTAAGGTGTATAATAAAACGCAAAGTTCGGTTTATCAATTTAAAGCAACTTCTACACGTGTAAACTGGGAAACATTTGCAACATATCAAAAAACATTTGCAGAAAATCACAATACCACTTTTACGTTAGGTACAAGTGTACAGAACGATTTATTTGATGGTATTTACACTACCGGATTTGATGTGCCTAATAACTCTTATGAATTTGCAGATATTAGCTTAACAAATTCGCAAAGTGAACAAAGAAGTTTAAATACAGGTAATGGAGATATTAGGTTAACCTCTTTCTTTGGTAGAGCTCAGTATGATTATAAAGGGAAATATTTATTTTCTGGATTAATTAGAAGAGACGGTGCTTCTGTTTTTGCAGAAGATCAAAGAGTAGATAATTTTTGGTCTGTAACTACAGGTTGGAAAATTTCTGATGAAAACTTCTTAAAAGATAATAAAACGATTAACTTTTTAAAATTAAGAGCAAGTTACGGTACTTTAGGAAACTTAGTTGGGGATAACTTATACAGATCTTTATTAGATGGTGAAGGTGAGTATGTTTTTAACGGAAGTTTAGTAGATGGTACTGCACAAGGAGCATTGTCTAATCCGTCTGCAACTTGGGAAACCGCAGAAAAATTAGACATTGGTTTAGATATGAATCTATTTGATGATAAACTGACTATTGTTGCAGATTATTTTGAAGAAACAAGAAAGGATTTACTAATTGAAAACTTTCCAGTTTCTGGTTTGTTAGGTTCAGGCGCAGCAGGAGGGGAAAACCCAACAGTAAATGCAGGTACTTCTAAAAATACAGGTGGAGAATTGGCAATTAACTACAATGCTATTTCTAAAGAAGATTTTTCTCTAAATTTTGGATACAATGTTACCTATGTTAAAAACAAAGTAACAGACGTTTTAGACGACGCTATTGTAGAAGGAGGTGATTTTGGAATCGGTAACCTTCCTATATCAAGAATGGAAGTAGGACAACCAATTGGTTATTTCTTAGGCTTACAAACAGATGGAATTTTCCAAACGCAAGCAGAAGTAGATGCACATCCTTCGCAAACAGGGCTAGGAGCAAGTGTTACTTCTCCCGGAGATATCAGATATAAAGATACAAATAACGATGGTGTTATAGACTTTGATGATCGTGTTAATATTGGTAATCCACAAGCAGATTTTTATATGGGATTCAATGTGTCTGCAAAATATAAAAACTGGGATTTCACTTCTTATTTATATGCAGAGCTAGGAAAAGACATGGTTAGAAATTTTGAACGTTTTTTACCAAATGTGAATAAACCCGCTTATTACTTAGATAGATGGACAGGTTCAGGAACAAGCAACTCGGTACCTAGGTTAACTAATGATGCTACAAACAACAGACTGTTTTCAGATTTCTTTGTAGAAGATGCTTCTTTTTTACGTATGCAAAATATACAAATAGGATACACTTTTGCGCCAGGTTTATTAGAAAAAGTAGGGCTGTCTAAATTAAGGTTATATACTTCTATCAATAACTTATTTACGCTAACAGACTACACTGGTTACGATCCTTCTATTAATGGCGGAGCAATTGGTGCAGGTATCGATTCTGGTAACTATCCATCTGCTAGACAGTTTTTGTTAGGTTTAAATGTTGAATTTTAA
- a CDS encoding triple tyrosine motif-containing protein — protein MYRLLFFIFFINVVSSAQELPPIKIFTAEDYKGQNQNWGIAQSEDNLIYVANNGGLLEYNGEQWQLYTHISNPILRSVKVKDKIIYSGSFMDFGFWKKNEKGQLEYSSLVEKLSIKLKEGEEFWDVKFYQNWILFKSNTRIYFVNTVSKEVKIIESKEIISGLFVSNNTIFFQKKNVGLFTVQNGEEKIFSNDAFFKDNKIINCFYHNKELLFLSKEKGFVTVKETGVTQLKTDLNKHSFLIFSAIQLEDKSFLLGTISNGIIFLSENGEITSNINRKKGLSNNTALSLFQDNSHNIWVGLDNGINYLNVSSVFKIFEDEDGALGTIYTSLFFDNQLYLGTNQGLFFKDKNLKFKLIENTEGQVWFLKEIEGNLFCGHDKGTFIIKNKKIISAITKELGTWNIKEVPNNKDILIQGGYDGLSILEKDNRSWQFKNKIDGFDISSRFYEFYNDKLYVNHELKGFYELEIDESYTKVLKKKKINIPQIGYGSNVFSFGNDLFYSSSVGIYKKQTDGSFKVDSLFSKKINDLESITTIRKLEEQKNTLYSFSNNNILLITSNSISLSPQVKAIPIAGSIRNNVLGFENLTQISADNYLIGTSHGYLLLNDALVKKEKYVTISLQHVLVNKIDGVKTGLSLVEAPVLENKHNNIEFSYSISKYDKMIKNEYQYRLEGLSNNWSDWTENSSQLYENLPYGDYLFQVRGKYGNQIANIKSFNFSIERPFYLSNLYIVFYVIAVLFIIVLINIYYRRRYKLKSKSLLEKAQKELKLKELESAQIIMKLNNDKLRVDIESKSRELASSTMNIIKKNDFLNTIKTELANSENKDISKVVKIIDKNLNNTDDWKMFQEAFNNADKNFLKKVKDKHTSLTPNDLRLCAYLRLNLSSKEIAPLLNISPRSVEVKRYRLRKKMGLPHDENLTNYILEI, from the coding sequence ATGTATAGACTTTTATTTTTTATTTTTTTTATTAATGTTGTTAGTAGTGCTCAAGAATTACCGCCAATAAAAATATTTACAGCAGAAGATTATAAAGGTCAAAATCAGAATTGGGGAATAGCGCAGTCTGAAGACAATTTAATATATGTAGCTAATAATGGTGGGCTTCTCGAATATAATGGAGAACAGTGGCAACTATATACACACATTTCAAACCCCATTTTAAGATCTGTAAAAGTTAAAGACAAAATAATTTATTCAGGTTCTTTTATGGATTTTGGCTTTTGGAAAAAAAATGAAAAAGGACAATTAGAATACAGCTCATTAGTAGAAAAGTTATCAATAAAATTAAAAGAAGGAGAAGAATTCTGGGATGTCAAATTTTATCAAAATTGGATTCTTTTTAAATCCAATACAAGAATTTATTTTGTGAATACTGTTTCTAAAGAGGTTAAAATAATAGAATCTAAAGAAATTATTTCTGGACTTTTTGTGTCAAATAATACCATTTTTTTTCAAAAAAAGAATGTAGGTTTATTTACTGTCCAAAATGGAGAAGAAAAAATTTTCTCAAACGATGCTTTTTTTAAGGATAATAAAATTATTAATTGTTTTTATCATAATAAAGAATTGCTTTTTTTATCCAAAGAAAAAGGTTTTGTTACGGTAAAGGAAACAGGTGTTACACAACTAAAAACGGATTTAAATAAACACAGTTTTTTAATTTTTAGTGCTATTCAATTAGAGGATAAAAGTTTCTTGCTTGGTACAATTTCTAATGGTATTATTTTTCTGAGTGAAAATGGGGAAATTACGTCTAATATAAATCGAAAAAAAGGATTAAGTAACAATACAGCACTTTCTTTATTTCAAGACAATTCTCATAATATTTGGGTTGGTTTAGATAACGGTATAAATTACTTAAATGTATCATCAGTATTTAAAATTTTTGAAGATGAAGATGGCGCTTTAGGAACTATTTATACTTCTTTGTTTTTTGATAATCAACTTTATTTGGGGACTAATCAGGGATTATTTTTTAAAGATAAAAATTTAAAATTTAAGTTAATTGAAAATACAGAAGGCCAAGTTTGGTTTTTGAAAGAAATTGAAGGAAATCTTTTCTGTGGACATGATAAAGGAACGTTTATTATTAAAAATAAAAAGATAATAAGTGCTATAACTAAAGAACTTGGTACTTGGAATATAAAAGAAGTACCAAACAATAAGGATATTCTTATTCAAGGTGGTTATGACGGTTTATCTATTTTAGAAAAGGATAATAGGAGCTGGCAGTTTAAAAATAAAATTGATGGATTTGATATTTCTAGTCGGTTTTATGAGTTTTATAACGATAAATTATATGTAAATCATGAGTTGAAAGGGTTCTATGAACTAGAAATTGATGAAAGCTATACTAAAGTGCTCAAAAAAAAGAAAATAAATATTCCTCAAATAGGGTATGGGTCTAATGTTTTTTCTTTTGGTAATGATTTATTCTACTCATCTTCAGTAGGAATATATAAAAAACAAACTGATGGTAGTTTTAAAGTAGATTCTTTATTTTCAAAAAAAATAAATGATTTAGAGAGTATTACAACGATAAGAAAATTAGAGGAACAAAAGAACACGTTGTATAGCTTTTCTAATAATAATATACTTCTTATAACCTCTAATAGTATTAGTTTAAGCCCGCAAGTAAAAGCAATTCCTATTGCTGGTAGTATCAGAAATAATGTTTTAGGTTTCGAGAACTTAACACAAATTAGTGCAGACAATTATTTAATAGGTACTTCTCATGGGTATTTACTATTAAATGATGCTCTTGTAAAAAAAGAAAAGTACGTAACCATTTCCCTTCAACATGTACTTGTAAATAAGATTGATGGTGTAAAAACTGGCCTTTCGTTGGTGGAAGCACCAGTGTTAGAGAATAAGCACAACAATATAGAATTTTCATATAGTATTTCTAAGTATGATAAAATGATAAAAAACGAATATCAATATCGATTAGAAGGACTGTCTAACAACTGGTCCGATTGGACGGAGAATTCATCTCAATTATATGAGAACCTACCTTATGGAGACTATCTTTTTCAGGTAAGAGGAAAATATGGAAATCAGATAGCAAACATCAAGTCTTTTAACTTTTCTATCGAACGCCCTTTTTATTTAAGTAATCTATACATCGTATTTTATGTAATAGCTGTTTTATTCATTATTGTTTTGATAAATATTTATTATAGAAGAAGGTATAAACTTAAAAGTAAATCTCTATTAGAGAAAGCTCAAAAAGAATTAAAGCTAAAAGAATTAGAAAGTGCTCAAATAATAATGAAACTTAATAATGATAAGTTAAGAGTAGATATAGAGAGTAAAAGCAGAGAGTTGGCAAGTTCTACAATGAATATTATAAAGAAGAATGATTTTTTAAATACTATTAAAACTGAATTGGCAAACAGTGAGAATAAAGATATCTCAAAAGTAGTTAAGATTATTGATAAGAACTTAAACAATACAGATGATTGGAAAATGTTTCAAGAAGCATTTAACAATGCTGATAAAAACTTTCTAAAAAAGGTAAAGGACAAACATACAAGTTTAACACCAAACGATTTAAGACTTTGTGCTTATCTAAGGCTAAACCTATCTTCTAAAGAAATAGCTCCTTTATTAAACATTTCTCCTAGAAGTGTTGAAGTTAAAAGATACCGATTAAGAAAAAAAATGGGTTTACCTCATGATGAGAACTTAACAAACTACATTTTGGAGATTTAA
- the manA gene encoding mannose-6-phosphate isomerase, class I → MKDLENRLFRIEGKVQNYDWGGDRFIPNLVSEPIAPKTTYAEYWLGAHLKAPSKVTTDNGSVSLELFLDQNITENLGEDVAKDFGKLPYLFKVLDVSKMLSIQVHPSIAAAKIGYKKENEQGIPLTSSNRNYKDENHKPEIMVALTDFWLLHGFLEQEKLVKNLKETLELSFLLNTFLEEGYLGLYKKVMEYSQEEVNTILRPLVKRILPKFVNNELEKSSPAYWAAKSLDNTDSEDIDKGIFSIYFFNILNLSRGEAVFQDAGVPHAYLEGVNMELMANSDNVLRAGLTSKHIDVDELIKNTKFEETIPNILLGDENIANGEVVFKTKARDFELSKIELTETVSHASTSNSVEILMALKGAATVSQNKESISLNKGQSVLIKANTTYKITTNSEVEIYKASVPK, encoded by the coding sequence ATGAAAGACTTAGAAAATAGATTATTTAGAATAGAAGGTAAAGTGCAAAATTATGATTGGGGAGGAGACCGTTTTATTCCTAATTTAGTTTCAGAACCTATAGCACCAAAGACAACGTATGCAGAATACTGGTTAGGGGCGCATTTAAAAGCACCATCAAAAGTAACTACAGATAACGGAAGTGTTTCACTAGAGCTATTTTTAGATCAAAATATAACAGAAAATTTAGGGGAAGATGTTGCAAAGGATTTTGGTAAATTACCTTATTTATTTAAAGTTTTAGATGTAAGTAAAATGCTTTCTATACAAGTACACCCTAGTATTGCTGCTGCAAAAATAGGCTACAAAAAAGAGAACGAACAAGGAATTCCGTTAACGTCAAGTAATAGAAACTATAAAGATGAAAATCACAAGCCTGAAATAATGGTGGCTTTAACAGATTTTTGGTTATTACATGGTTTTTTAGAACAAGAAAAATTAGTAAAAAATTTAAAAGAAACGCTGGAATTAAGTTTCTTATTAAATACTTTTTTAGAAGAAGGATATTTAGGACTTTATAAAAAAGTGATGGAATATTCGCAAGAAGAAGTAAATACAATTTTGAGACCTTTGGTTAAAAGAATTCTCCCAAAATTTGTAAATAATGAATTAGAGAAATCATCGCCAGCATATTGGGCAGCCAAATCATTAGACAATACAGATTCTGAAGATATTGATAAAGGAATTTTTTCTATTTACTTTTTTAATATTTTAAATTTAAGTAGAGGAGAAGCTGTTTTTCAAGATGCAGGTGTACCACATGCGTATTTAGAAGGTGTTAATATGGAGTTAATGGCAAATTCAGACAATGTTTTAAGAGCCGGATTAACTAGTAAACATATAGATGTTGATGAGCTTATTAAAAATACAAAATTCGAAGAAACGATTCCTAATATCTTACTTGGTGATGAAAATATAGCAAACGGAGAAGTTGTTTTTAAAACGAAAGCTAGAGATTTTGAACTAAGTAAAATTGAATTGACAGAAACGGTATCTCATGCATCAACTTCTAATTCTGTAGAAATATTAATGGCTTTAAAAGGAGCTGCTACTGTTTCTCAAAATAAGGAATCTATCTCTTTAAATAAAGGGCAGTCTGTACTTATAAAAGCCAATACAACGTATAAAATTACTACAAATTCTGAGGTAGAAATTTATAAAGCAAGCGTACCAAAATAA
- a CDS encoding response regulator, protein MKILAIDDQKLVLIPLEVRLKELGYDVITETDGVKGIELFNSFKPDLVIVDINMPTISGLEIVRHIREVKKSEIPIMILSGNTDDEMITQGFELGANDYMKKPLSLQEVCARTKRLIGAPDIDNKEKKFNNVLIQQRCVGVVIPCYDEEKRLLSKEFTDFIIKNSGYHLCFVNDGSKDNTLQVLNDLRKGREDFITVYDCEKNGGKAEAVRQGMLHMAKQDDLDYIGFLDADLSTDLADFDDLVSTIENSNYKIVSGSRISRMGADITKESARKVISLTINYIIRKILSMDFKDTQCGAKIFHKDVIDVSFGEKFVTQWIFDVEIFRRITLHYGLDKAKEMLCEQPLKRWIHADGSKLSMKDSVKIVGQLGQIAWFYRKGKKKTIKN, encoded by the coding sequence ATGAAAATATTAGCGATAGATGATCAGAAATTAGTTTTAATCCCTCTAGAAGTTAGATTAAAAGAATTAGGTTATGATGTAATTACAGAAACTGATGGAGTAAAAGGAATTGAATTATTTAATTCTTTTAAGCCAGATTTAGTTATCGTAGATATTAACATGCCAACCATTTCTGGATTAGAAATTGTAAGACATATTAGAGAAGTAAAAAAATCTGAAATACCAATTATGATTTTATCTGGTAATACAGATGATGAAATGATTACACAGGGTTTTGAATTAGGTGCAAATGATTATATGAAAAAGCCTTTAAGTTTGCAAGAAGTTTGTGCAAGAACAAAAAGATTAATTGGTGCGCCAGATATAGATAATAAAGAGAAAAAGTTTAATAATGTATTAATTCAGCAAAGATGCGTTGGAGTTGTTATTCCTTGTTATGATGAAGAAAAAAGACTTTTAAGTAAAGAATTTACAGACTTTATTATAAAAAATTCTGGTTATCATTTGTGCTTTGTAAATGATGGAAGTAAAGATAATACGTTACAAGTTTTAAATGATTTAAGAAAAGGAAGAGAAGACTTTATTACGGTATATGATTGTGAAAAAAATGGAGGTAAGGCAGAAGCAGTAAGGCAAGGAATGTTGCATATGGCTAAGCAAGATGATTTAGATTATATTGGTTTTTTAGATGCAGATTTATCTACAGATTTGGCAGATTTTGATGATTTAGTTTCAACCATAGAAAACTCTAATTATAAGATTGTTAGTGGCTCTAGAATTAGTAGAATGGGAGCAGATATAACTAAAGAATCTGCAAGAAAGGTTATTAGTTTAACGATTAATTATATTATTAGAAAAATACTTTCTATGGATTTTAAAGATACTCAATGTGGCGCAAAAATTTTCCATAAAGACGTTATTGATGTTTCTTTTGGAGAAAAATTTGTAACACAATGGATTTTTGATGTTGAAATTTTTAGAAGAATTACGCTTCATTATGGTTTAGATAAAGCAAAAGAAATGCTATGTGAGCAGCCTTTAAAAAGATGGATTCATGCAGATGGATCTAAACTATCTATGAAAGATTCTGTTAAAATTGTAGGGCAATTAGGTCAAATAGCTTGGTTTTATAGAAAAGGAAAAAAAAAGACTATTAAAAATTAA
- a CDS encoding glycoside hydrolase family 2 TIM barrel-domain containing protein, which translates to MVKMNKQILRGVLMLTYLAIIGVLLFLVSSLYSFLNTGADRSKMLHTEVKKVEQYLPKVTWKNDGNEGRKISQQKINAVENDYLDAWYVKQIAYKTNTRVGIEDYFTKSARENIYNILDYNKLNKTSIDATTLEHNLDIEFFSEDGQLIVLKDSSALEYKKVFKNEKIILEATEVSTYRYVLLLEDGFWRIRHVVKEASEKFKDSSQKNPISFTNIKGINYYPQATPWDMYGDKFDINIIKNDFRIIKKAGLNSIRIFVPYEDFGKADVKFEKLEKLKKVLDTALTEDLKVVITLFDFYGNYDVLDWTLNQRHAEKIVATFKDHQAILAWDVKNEPNLDFNSRGKENVTAWLDFMIILIKAIDKKHPVTIGWSNTRSATILKDKVDVVSFHYYEDLAELENEYLKLKEEIKDKPIILQEFGLSSYGGFWRPFVGSEEKQANYYKEVQKIMTENSIPFMSWTLYDFDVVPKEVLGRLPWRTNPQKKFGFITSSGKKKLSYKYISNE; encoded by the coding sequence ATGGTAAAAATGAACAAACAAATTCTAAGAGGTGTTTTAATGCTTACTTACCTTGCTATAATTGGTGTTCTTTTATTTTTAGTAAGTTCTTTATACAGTTTTTTAAATACGGGTGCAGACAGAAGTAAAATGCTACATACAGAAGTTAAAAAGGTAGAACAATATTTACCAAAAGTAACTTGGAAAAATGACGGAAACGAAGGAAGAAAAATAAGTCAGCAAAAAATAAATGCAGTAGAAAACGATTATTTAGATGCTTGGTACGTAAAGCAAATTGCCTACAAAACAAATACACGAGTTGGTATAGAAGATTATTTTACTAAAAGTGCCAGAGAAAATATCTACAATATTTTAGATTATAATAAATTAAATAAAACGTCTATTGATGCGACTACTTTAGAACACAATTTAGATATTGAATTTTTTAGTGAAGACGGTCAATTAATTGTACTAAAAGACTCAAGTGCTTTAGAATATAAAAAAGTTTTTAAAAACGAAAAAATAATTTTAGAAGCTACCGAAGTTTCAACCTATAGATACGTTTTATTGCTAGAAGATGGTTTTTGGCGCATAAGACACGTAGTTAAAGAAGCTTCAGAAAAGTTTAAAGACAGCTCTCAAAAAAACCCAATAAGTTTTACAAATATTAAAGGGATTAACTACTACCCACAAGCAACTCCATGGGATATGTATGGAGATAAATTTGACATCAATATTATTAAAAACGATTTTAGAATTATAAAAAAAGCAGGTTTAAATTCCATTAGAATCTTTGTGCCTTATGAAGATTTTGGAAAAGCAGATGTAAAATTTGAAAAGTTAGAAAAACTAAAAAAAGTTTTAGATACAGCCTTAACAGAAGACTTAAAAGTGGTAATTACTTTGTTTGATTTTTATGGTAATTATGATGTTTTAGATTGGACATTAAACCAAAGACATGCAGAAAAAATTGTAGCAACTTTTAAAGATCATCAGGCTATTTTAGCTTGGGACGTTAAAAATGAACCCAATTTAGATTTTAATTCTAGGGGAAAAGAAAACGTAACAGCTTGGTTAGATTTTATGATTATTTTAATTAAAGCTATTGATAAAAAACACCCTGTAACTATTGGGTGGTCTAACACCAGAAGTGCTACTATTTTAAAAGATAAAGTAGATGTAGTTTCTTTTCATTATTATGAAGACTTAGCTGAACTTGAAAACGAGTACTTAAAACTAAAAGAAGAAATAAAAGACAAACCAATCATTTTACAAGAGTTTGGGTTATCTTCTTACGGAGGTTTTTGGAGACCTTTTGTAGGGTCTGAAGAAAAACAAGCAAACTATTATAAAGAAGTACAAAAAATAATGACAGAAAATTCAATTCCTTTTATGTCATGGACTTTATATGATTTTGATGTTGTTCCCAAAGAAGTCTTAGGTAGACTTCCTTGGCGTACAAATCCTCAGAAAAAATTTGGTTTTATTACCAGCTCAGGAAAAAAGAAATTATCTTATAAATATATTTCTAACGAATAA